One Dysosmobacter welbionis DNA segment encodes these proteins:
- a CDS encoding sigma-70 family RNA polymerase sigma factor produces the protein MSDQELLDRIAQGDQAALTELCDRYAELIRKRAQWIARQYNCLRPGSHGGWSDYTKETLSELESVGMLTLIECAMNGGYDSSKGVFGTYNVPFLDGAMRRHLEASMGTLSLDRDSMGLVRKAQMLYHRDGKEMSEIAGELGVSLAEVARAVAYPTHFFSVYDLPIPEEDGDIFEYLMSDLLSASAEEIVLRALTMKSLHEQFQSLSKREQDILGRSFGVFGYSKTDLREIAIRNRLREDGVEKAKKQALKKLREWCLDSMAWKLRRARHMVDRAISLVPMH, from the coding sequence ATGAGCGACCAAGAATTGCTGGATCGAATCGCGCAGGGAGATCAGGCCGCGCTGACGGAACTGTGTGATAGGTATGCTGAATTGATTCGGAAACGTGCGCAGTGGATCGCCCGACAATACAATTGTCTGCGCCCCGGCAGTCACGGAGGTTGGAGCGACTATACGAAAGAAACGCTCTCCGAATTGGAGAGCGTTGGGATGCTGACGCTGATCGAATGCGCCATGAATGGCGGCTATGATAGCTCCAAGGGAGTTTTCGGAACATACAACGTACCATTTCTGGACGGCGCGATGCGGCGGCACCTGGAAGCCAGCATGGGTACCCTTTCCCTGGACCGGGACAGCATGGGGCTGGTACGCAAGGCGCAGATGCTCTATCACCGGGATGGAAAAGAGATGAGCGAAATCGCAGGGGAGTTGGGTGTTTCTTTAGCGGAAGTAGCCAGGGCGGTAGCCTATCCCACGCATTTCTTCTCTGTTTATGACTTGCCAATCCCGGAGGAGGACGGAGATATTTTTGAGTACCTCATGTCTGATCTGCTGTCTGCATCTGCGGAGGAGATTGTCCTTCGGGCGCTTACGATGAAGTCTCTGCATGAGCAGTTCCAAAGCCTATCCAAGCGGGAACAGGATATTCTGGGCAGGAGCTTCGGCGTTTTTGGTTACTCAAAGACAGACCTGCGGGAGATCGCCATCCGAAACAGACTGCGGGAGGACGGCGTGGAGAAGGCGAAGAAACAAGCGCTGAAAAAACTGCGGGAATGGTGTCTGGACAGCATGGCATGGAAGCTCCGCCGAGCCAGACACATGGTGGACCGTGCGATTTCACTGGTGCCAATGCATTGA
- a CDS encoding FmdE family protein: MDKAMWEKAVAFHGHECPGLALGVRLCEFVRLRLGRTSAHDEELVCIAETDACPGDAIQALLGCTLGKGNFIYHCTGKTAYTFFDRATGEGFRVIAKRNQTPLSREERKQQIYTAPLEELFSVTVPKEPLPEKARIFTTLTCACCGEGVAEHMARLQDGKVVCLHCFHPYDR; this comes from the coding sequence ATGGATAAGGCTATGTGGGAAAAGGCGGTGGCATTCCATGGCCATGAATGTCCTGGTCTGGCTTTGGGCGTCCGCCTGTGCGAGTTTGTACGGCTACGTCTGGGCCGGACGTCCGCCCACGATGAGGAGTTGGTCTGCATCGCTGAGACTGACGCCTGCCCCGGCGATGCAATTCAGGCTCTGCTGGGCTGTACTCTGGGCAAGGGGAATTTTATCTACCACTGCACTGGAAAAACCGCCTATACCTTCTTTGACCGTGCCACTGGTGAAGGTTTCCGGGTAATTGCCAAGCGGAATCAGACACCCCTTAGCCGTGAGGAACGTAAGCAGCAGATTTATACTGCACCATTAGAAGAGCTATTCAGCGTGACTGTGCCCAAAGAGCCTCTGCCTGAAAAAGCCCGCATCTTCACCACACTCACTTGTGCCTGCTGTGGTGAGGGCGTAGCAGAGCACATGGCCCGTCTGCAGGACGGCAAGGTGGTCTGCCTGCACTGTTTCCATCCCTACGACCGATAA
- the mobP3 gene encoding MobP3 family relaxase: MARLIVKSPYIKCGGGNSAGGYMRYIATRERVELIQNDRPPTRKQEQLIAKLVKDFPDAKEMGEYGDYQEHPTKANASAFISQALEENWSDVQKSDGYMKYIATRPRAERLGSHGLFGDKDGVELDKAMAELESYTGNVWTHIISLKREDAERLGYDNARAWRNLLRAHRNDIAAAMNIPPQDFRWYAAFHDEGDHPHVHMMAWSVKPGQAYLSQDGIRQIKSKLTNDIFQQEMLHLYEQKTVSRDQLVREVRQAMRELVQQMRTRICDHPEAERLMQELALQLETVKGKKSYGYLPKKQKALVDEIVDQMEQLPTVAECYEQWWQLQGQVEDFYSEKERHRPPLSRQKEFRQIKNAVIQEAETIRLGKITFEDETLDLRQGDEVDNGKDVSWDFRTLRMDVQDEYSSLAERDDAVESMRELAENGDIHAQYFMGELYRDGPLLPPDWVMARYWFDKAAKQGYVAAQYALGKLYLSDDASVHDPELGIQWLEYAAYNGNHDASYRLGKEYLKGESVRRDTRKAMDHIYTSAQAGNLHAQYLLGKLLLQGKAVERDKEAGIQWLSQAAEQGHSYAQCLLERQSASTAPEVFLAVTRLLHHMANIFQDNSLPQSGTGLTHIDRKRRQELREKRLVHGHKEDDHEEQQYGSWNMTMH; the protein is encoded by the coding sequence ATGGCAAGACTGATCGTCAAAAGCCCGTACATCAAGTGCGGAGGCGGCAACTCAGCAGGCGGATACATGAGATACATCGCCACCCGTGAGCGGGTCGAGTTGATCCAGAATGACCGTCCGCCAACAAGGAAGCAGGAACAGCTTATCGCAAAACTGGTGAAGGATTTTCCTGACGCAAAGGAGATGGGTGAGTACGGTGACTACCAAGAACACCCCACCAAGGCCAACGCTTCGGCGTTCATCTCTCAGGCGTTGGAGGAAAACTGGAGCGATGTTCAGAAATCGGATGGCTACATGAAGTACATCGCAACACGGCCAAGGGCAGAACGGCTGGGCTCCCATGGTCTCTTCGGTGACAAAGATGGCGTGGAGCTGGACAAGGCCATGGCGGAACTGGAGAGCTACACAGGTAACGTGTGGACACACATCATCTCCCTGAAGCGAGAGGACGCAGAACGGTTGGGCTACGACAATGCCAGGGCGTGGAGGAATCTCCTCCGCGCCCACCGCAACGACATCGCCGCCGCTATGAATATCCCGCCCCAGGACTTCCGCTGGTATGCTGCCTTCCATGATGAGGGCGACCATCCCCATGTGCACATGATGGCATGGTCCGTAAAGCCGGGACAGGCGTATCTATCTCAGGACGGCATCCGCCAAATCAAATCCAAGCTCACCAACGATATCTTCCAGCAAGAAATGCTCCACCTCTATGAGCAGAAAACGGTTTCCCGTGACCAGTTGGTGCGGGAAGTGCGGCAGGCCATGCGGGAGTTGGTCCAGCAGATGCGAACCAGGATCTGCGACCACCCCGAGGCGGAGCGGCTCATGCAAGAGCTTGCACTTCAATTGGAAACGGTCAAGGGAAAGAAGTCCTATGGCTATCTTCCGAAGAAGCAAAAGGCGCTGGTAGATGAGATTGTGGACCAGATGGAGCAGCTCCCGACCGTGGCCGAATGCTACGAACAGTGGTGGCAGCTGCAAGGTCAGGTGGAAGATTTCTATTCTGAGAAGGAGCGGCACCGCCCGCCGCTGTCCCGGCAGAAGGAGTTTCGCCAAATCAAGAATGCGGTCATCCAAGAGGCGGAGACGATCCGGCTGGGGAAAATCACCTTTGAGGACGAAACCTTGGACCTGCGTCAGGGCGATGAGGTGGACAACGGCAAAGATGTGTCTTGGGACTTCCGGACGCTTCGTATGGACGTTCAGGATGAATACTCGTCACTGGCAGAACGGGATGATGCCGTGGAAAGTATGCGGGAACTTGCGGAGAACGGTGACATCCATGCGCAGTATTTTATGGGAGAACTGTATCGGGACGGCCCGCTGCTGCCGCCGGACTGGGTGATGGCCCGATACTGGTTTGACAAAGCGGCAAAGCAGGGATATGTAGCGGCTCAGTATGCTTTGGGAAAATTATATCTCTCTGATGATGCCAGCGTCCATGATCCCGAGCTTGGCATCCAGTGGCTGGAGTACGCTGCCTACAACGGAAACCACGATGCATCCTACCGCCTTGGCAAGGAATATCTGAAGGGAGAATCAGTAAGAAGAGATACCCGCAAGGCTATGGATCACATCTATACCTCCGCTCAGGCCGGCAATCTCCATGCGCAGTATCTGTTGGGAAAGCTGCTGCTCCAAGGGAAGGCGGTCGAGCGTGACAAAGAGGCGGGCATCCAATGGCTGTCTCAGGCGGCGGAGCAAGGACACAGTTACGCGCAGTGCCTTCTGGAAAGGCAGAGTGCTTCGACAGCGCCGGAGGTGTTCCTTGCAGTGACGAGACTGCTCCATCACATGGCAAATATCTTCCAGGACAACTCCCTGCCGCAGAGCGGCACGGGGCTCACCCACATCGACCGCAAGCGCCGTCAAGAGCTGCGGGAGAAGCGTCTCGTCCATGGCCACAAAGAGGACGATCATGAGGAGCAGCAGTATGGCAGTTGGAATATGACGATGCATTAG
- a CDS encoding ABC transporter ATP-binding protein yields MIEVQNLSFAYGSRPILQNVSFSLEQGECVAVLGNNGAGKSTLISCISRLRRPSSGSVLIDGTPVTQMTRGQQAQQISYVAQKNELAHTTVFDAVLLGRKPHMKWGPSDIDYDVAEHALRAVGMENCRLRYVNQLSGGEQQKVMLARAIAQEPKLMLLDEPTSSLDPRNQYESMELIRHCAHGHHIAVLVVIHDLNLALRFCDRFLFLKDGTVYASGGREAVTSENIRAVYGMDAAVEQFDGIPMVIPHFHAHSSPY; encoded by the coding sequence ATGATAGAAGTTCAAAACCTCTCCTTTGCCTATGGCTCCCGCCCCATTTTGCAGAACGTGAGTTTTTCTCTGGAGCAGGGCGAGTGCGTGGCGGTGCTGGGCAACAACGGTGCGGGAAAGTCCACGCTGATCTCCTGTATCAGCCGTCTCCGCCGCCCCTCGTCAGGCAGCGTCCTGATTGACGGCACCCCTGTCACTCAAATGACCCGAGGCCAGCAGGCACAGCAGATCTCCTATGTAGCCCAGAAAAATGAGCTGGCCCATACCACGGTGTTCGACGCGGTGCTGCTGGGCCGCAAGCCCCACATGAAATGGGGCCCCTCCGACATTGACTATGATGTGGCGGAGCACGCCCTGCGGGCCGTTGGAATGGAAAACTGCCGCCTGCGGTATGTAAACCAGCTCTCCGGCGGCGAACAGCAGAAGGTGATGCTGGCCCGGGCCATCGCCCAGGAGCCGAAGCTGATGCTGCTGGACGAGCCCACAAGCAGCCTGGACCCCCGCAACCAATACGAGTCCATGGAGCTCATCCGCCACTGCGCCCACGGCCACCATATCGCCGTGCTGGTTGTTATCCACGACCTGAACCTGGCCCTGCGGTTCTGCGACCGTTTCCTGTTTTTGAAGGACGGCACCGTGTATGCCTCCGGTGGCCGGGAAGCGGTGACGTCCGAGAACATCCGGGCCGTCTACGGTATGGATGCCGCTGTGGAGCAGTTTGACGGGATTCCCATGGTCATTCCACACTTTCACGCGCATAGTTCTCCCTATTAG
- a CDS encoding DUF6076 domain-containing protein, which yields MDGDIVFYIHGDTIEYGGELFSTGELTADILNLSLKDYQCIHKNVQCMKDLAEQYERTQDREFWWKLNHQFVALRKRMMEFRVFQILLRDDSKFFDETQQYTEFRSLLPEEDLDYEDFSIEQWGDMAEQAETTGQIPVPLLIIPGGRKTKWSYYRKQMKRYERYLGDVACFNPTIHNFIHFLLAKLEHNSPENYAASLYQLYNDERLVEKLIVNPRSLEQPFYQKYDHCVVSYVPRELPDKRFAICQEHTTDSLQMLLKADYMTALNAGHNIRQCVVCKKYFLVKGGAHALYCEGACPHAPQYTCRQFGTYEVQKELARDVPKLQAKLAAFERIRQDQKRDVITAEEARRLKDTVRDMLFNALNKADVSNADFERSISSERLYPYCGVTRKAKPRGRPRKGGGDA from the coding sequence ATGGATGGGGATATCGTTTTCTATATCCACGGTGATACGATCGAGTACGGTGGGGAATTATTTTCCACAGGCGAACTGACAGCGGATATTTTGAACCTGTCACTGAAGGACTATCAGTGCATCCATAAAAACGTCCAGTGCATGAAGGACCTTGCGGAGCAGTACGAGCGAACCCAGGACCGGGAATTTTGGTGGAAGCTCAACCACCAGTTCGTGGCTTTGCGTAAGCGGATGATGGAGTTCCGGGTGTTTCAGATCCTGCTTCGGGATGACAGCAAATTTTTCGACGAGACCCAGCAGTACACCGAGTTCCGCTCCTTGCTGCCGGAAGAAGATCTGGACTATGAGGATTTTTCCATAGAGCAATGGGGAGACATGGCGGAGCAGGCGGAGACAACCGGCCAGATCCCAGTTCCGCTTCTGATTATTCCCGGAGGGCGGAAAACGAAGTGGAGTTATTATCGGAAGCAGATGAAGCGCTATGAACGCTATCTGGGCGACGTCGCGTGCTTCAATCCTACCATCCATAACTTCATCCACTTCCTCCTCGCCAAGCTGGAGCATAACTCCCCGGAGAACTATGCCGCCTCCCTCTATCAGCTCTACAACGATGAGCGGCTGGTGGAGAAGCTGATCGTCAATCCCAGAAGCCTGGAGCAGCCGTTTTATCAGAAATATGACCACTGCGTCGTGAGCTATGTGCCGCGGGAGCTGCCGGACAAGCGCTTCGCCATTTGCCAGGAGCACACCACCGACAGCTTGCAGATGCTGCTGAAGGCGGATTACATGACGGCACTGAATGCCGGACACAACATCCGCCAGTGTGTTGTCTGCAAAAAATACTTTCTGGTGAAGGGCGGCGCTCATGCACTATATTGTGAGGGAGCATGTCCCCATGCGCCCCAGTATACCTGCCGACAGTTCGGAACCTACGAAGTGCAGAAGGAACTGGCTCGGGATGTGCCGAAGCTCCAAGCGAAGCTCGCCGCTTTTGAACGGATACGGCAGGACCAAAAGCGCGACGTTATCACGGCGGAGGAAGCACGGCGGCTGAAGGATACGGTCCGGGACATGCTGTTCAATGCGCTCAACAAGGCAGATGTCTCTAACGCGGACTTTGAGCGGTCCATCTCCAGTGAGAGACTTTACCCATACTGCGGTGTTACCCGGAAGGCGAAACCCAGAGGGCGTCCCCGAAAGGGTGGTGGGGACGCATGA
- a CDS encoding cellulase family glycosylhydrolase has translation MIKRILSLLLTAMLLACLSSSAFAAERNNPIDPWTYQSLLGRGMDVDWCKTRQGMETYDRQIVENFRDMGLSHVRIRVKDDADEQLFSVLDRVIDDCLDCGVIPVLAYQADDMKNQPTQKNIDRVADWWQTVAERYRDKSYRLSFDLVIEVTNALNDKPELLNDIYEQLVSVVRKSNHDRILMISPRLRSDSAYLSDLEIPSDANGYLMAEWHFYAAGPSKTNEKKLWTTGTPAERQLVQSKIDKALQWQRETGIPTWVGAWMPGNYNDGNDYTLDEQLAFASFVAQALEDASIPFAVNSDTKFYDRVEKRWYSEMLPLTMELFQPESLPFSDVPEGAWYYDSLLYVYQNGIFSGTSATTFSPYQNMTRQQLWTVLGRMAGEKLSGSGVYSAARSWAIRAGVSDGSDPTGTLSRQQLVMLLWRFAGEPTSVQDLSGFSDAAQVSSYAKKAMSWAVENQILTGSGGCLLPHGTATRAQVAAILSRFSIGS, from the coding sequence TTGATAAAGCGGATACTAAGTTTATTGCTGACGGCGATGCTGCTGGCCTGCCTGTCCAGTTCTGCGTTTGCGGCAGAAAGAAATAACCCCATCGACCCTTGGACGTATCAAAGTCTTCTGGGCCGTGGAATGGATGTAGACTGGTGCAAGACCAGACAGGGCATGGAGACGTATGACCGGCAGATTGTGGAGAATTTCCGGGATATGGGGCTCTCCCATGTGCGCATCCGCGTGAAGGATGATGCCGACGAACAGCTCTTTTCCGTTCTGGACCGGGTAATCGATGACTGCCTGGACTGCGGCGTCATTCCGGTGCTGGCTTATCAGGCGGATGACATGAAAAACCAGCCCACACAGAAAAACATCGACCGGGTGGCCGACTGGTGGCAGACCGTGGCCGAACGGTATCGGGATAAGTCCTATCGGTTGTCCTTCGACCTCGTCATTGAGGTGACGAACGCTCTGAACGATAAGCCCGAACTTCTGAATGATATTTACGAGCAGTTGGTGTCCGTGGTCCGGAAATCCAATCATGACCGCATCCTGATGATCTCCCCCCGCCTGCGGTCCGATTCGGCCTATCTATCTGATTTGGAGATCCCATCTGATGCCAACGGATACCTGATGGCGGAATGGCATTTCTATGCGGCAGGTCCGTCCAAGACCAATGAGAAAAAACTGTGGACCACAGGCACTCCGGCAGAACGGCAGTTGGTACAGAGTAAGATCGACAAGGCGCTCCAATGGCAGAGGGAAACGGGCATCCCCACCTGGGTGGGCGCCTGGATGCCGGGAAATTACAACGACGGAAATGACTATACGCTGGATGAACAGCTGGCATTCGCCTCCTTCGTGGCGCAGGCACTGGAAGATGCCAGTATCCCCTTTGCGGTAAACTCGGATACAAAATTCTACGACAGAGTGGAAAAACGCTGGTATTCTGAGATGCTGCCGCTGACAATGGAGCTGTTTCAGCCGGAATCGCTGCCTTTTTCCGATGTGCCGGAAGGGGCGTGGTACTATGATTCTCTCCTGTATGTGTATCAAAACGGGATATTCTCCGGTACTTCTGCCACGACTTTTTCACCCTATCAGAATATGACCCGGCAGCAGCTTTGGACGGTGCTGGGCCGTATGGCGGGGGAGAAATTGTCCGGAAGCGGCGTATACAGCGCCGCCAGATCCTGGGCGATCCGGGCCGGGGTGTCTGACGGTTCTGATCCCACAGGTACGCTTTCCCGACAGCAGCTGGTCATGCTTCTCTGGCGTTTCGCTGGGGAGCCGACGTCTGTCCAAGACCTTTCCGGTTTTTCGGATGCGGCACAGGTTTCCTCCTATGCGAAGAAGGCTATGAGCTGGGCGGTGGAAAATCAGATTCTGACGGGGAGCGGCGGCTGCCTGCTCCCACACGGAACAGCTACCCGCGCACAGGTGGCCGCGATCCTGAGCAGGTTCAGCATAGGCTCGTAA
- a CDS encoding helix-turn-helix domain-containing protein codes for MTALTYQKDAKAYRFSLPNKIWGLKLPPPAFSILAYLCYLNSHHRGGAVPSVDEIAALLHMSPDMAEKQLDTLVKRNLISPQMVPVFSRKHAGKFFSLPNEIFSLDLGHGAITVYAYLLYCEDRSSHQCHPSYNTISATVGLAVNTVMKHIAKLEDRQFITVERTSYFDRQGMKWNGNNCYTILPIQEAVDHSYERQMVKLEEVTERQRVAEELQKQGRVRPCEPLCAALPGAARTDTGQAYSNGFGSPFES; via the coding sequence ATGACTGCGCTCACCTATCAGAAAGACGCGAAAGCGTATCGGTTCTCGCTGCCCAACAAAATTTGGGGGCTGAAACTTCCGCCCCCCGCCTTCAGTATCCTCGCCTATCTCTGCTATCTCAACAGCCACCATAGGGGTGGCGCCGTTCCAAGTGTGGATGAGATTGCAGCGCTGCTCCACATGAGTCCAGACATGGCAGAAAAGCAGTTGGATACTCTGGTCAAACGAAATCTGATCTCGCCGCAGATGGTTCCGGTATTCAGTCGCAAACACGCAGGAAAGTTTTTCTCCCTCCCTAACGAAATCTTTTCCCTGGACCTGGGGCATGGCGCGATCACCGTCTACGCCTACCTGCTCTACTGCGAAGACCGCAGCAGCCATCAATGCCATCCCAGTTACAACACCATCTCCGCCACTGTGGGGCTGGCCGTGAACACGGTGATGAAACACATCGCCAAACTGGAGGACAGGCAGTTTATCACAGTAGAGCGCACCAGCTATTTCGACCGCCAGGGAATGAAGTGGAACGGCAACAACTGCTACACCATCCTGCCGATCCAGGAAGCCGTCGACCATTCCTACGAGCGGCAGATGGTGAAACTGGAGGAAGTCACGGAGCGTCAGCGGGTAGCAGAGGAACTGCAAAAACAAGGCCGTGTTCGCCCCTGTGAGCCGCTGTGTGCGGCTTTGCCGGGAGCAGCGAGAACAGATACCGGCCAGGCCTATTCGAACGGATTTGGGTCGCCTTTCGAGAGCTGA
- a CDS encoding helix-turn-helix transcriptional regulator: MKQSQYNSYDDLPLFLNADIVAKVLGVSSSTSYELMHEPDFPVLNVGSRMVVPKEAFIQWVTKHTEGGVRE; this comes from the coding sequence ATGAAACAGTCACAGTACAACTCTTACGATGACCTGCCTCTGTTCCTCAACGCCGACATAGTGGCGAAGGTGCTGGGGGTATCGTCCTCCACCAGCTATGAGCTGATGCATGAGCCGGACTTCCCGGTGCTGAATGTCGGCAGCAGGATGGTGGTTCCCAAGGAAGCGTTCATCCAGTGGGTCACCAAGCACACGGAAGGAGGTGTCCGCGAATGA
- a CDS encoding FecCD family ABC transporter permease — translation MHSEQLHTATPDSYRLFLRRKRLVTLVLLAAVLAAALLSLTTGSAGLSLAELADTLAGGGTAQSRAIVFHVRLPRITVAIVVGAALALSGCVMQNVLRNPLAAASTLGVSQGAAFGAALAIIALDAGAQNAANAGTAVTISSPGTVTLCAFLGGLATTAVILILCRLRSASPSSMILAGVALSSLFSGATTLLQYFADDVQLSTVVYWTFGDLGRPGWSEIRLMYAVTLAALVYFLWNRWNYNALSSGVQTAKSLGVSVDLLSYISMGLCTLIASVAVAFVGIVSFVGLIAPHIVRRFVGSDYRFLLPCSALAGSTLLLLGDLAAKVILPPAILPIGAITSLLGAPLFLLLIFRGEALR, via the coding sequence CTGCACAGTGAACAGCTTCATACGGCGACACCTGACAGCTACCGCCTGTTTCTCCGGCGGAAGCGGCTTGTGACCCTTGTTCTGCTGGCGGCGGTATTGGCGGCAGCCCTGCTGTCCCTGACCACAGGCTCCGCCGGGCTTTCCCTTGCGGAGCTGGCGGACACTCTGGCAGGCGGCGGCACAGCCCAGAGCCGAGCCATCGTATTCCACGTCCGTCTGCCTCGCATCACTGTGGCTATCGTGGTGGGCGCCGCCCTAGCGTTGTCCGGTTGCGTGATGCAGAACGTTCTTCGCAATCCACTGGCCGCTGCTTCCACGCTGGGCGTATCCCAGGGCGCCGCCTTCGGCGCGGCCCTCGCCATCATCGCCCTGGATGCCGGCGCCCAAAATGCCGCCAACGCGGGTACTGCCGTCACCATCAGCTCCCCCGGCACCGTGACCCTCTGTGCTTTTCTGGGGGGGCTTGCCACAACGGCGGTCATTCTTATCCTGTGCCGCCTGCGGTCTGCCTCTCCCTCCTCCATGATTTTGGCAGGCGTGGCCCTCAGTTCTCTCTTTTCCGGGGCCACCACCCTGCTGCAATACTTCGCCGATGACGTGCAGCTGTCCACCGTGGTCTACTGGACCTTCGGCGACCTGGGCCGTCCTGGCTGGTCGGAAATTCGGCTGATGTACGCGGTCACCTTGGCGGCTCTGGTCTACTTCCTCTGGAACCGCTGGAATTACAACGCGCTGAGCAGCGGCGTCCAAACCGCCAAGAGTCTGGGAGTAAGCGTGGATCTTTTGAGCTATATCAGCATGGGCCTTTGCACCCTGATCGCCTCGGTGGCGGTGGCTTTCGTGGGCATTGTCAGCTTTGTGGGCCTCATCGCCCCCCACATCGTCCGCCGGTTCGTGGGCAGCGATTATCGGTTTCTCCTGCCCTGTTCCGCTCTGGCAGGCAGCACCTTGCTCCTCCTGGGCGACCTGGCAGCGAAGGTCATCCTGCCGCCCGCCATTCTGCCCATCGGCGCCATCACGTCCCTCCTGGGGGCGCCGCTGTTCCTGCTGCTGATTTTCAGAGGGGAGGCGCTACGATGA
- a CDS encoding iron ABC transporter substrate-binding protein gives MKKIVSALLFCALLLSLAACSQKSPTAQETEPESSAARTVTDSFGREVTIPAEVKAIVCTGSGALRMVTYLQCTDRLVGVEDCDKEYADSTLRDYAYVYHDTFDALPSIGKGGGTANTAYVEELIRLQPDVILSGYTQEALEDLAQSTGIPCVSIRAKSINFIDDSFYTAMRVAAEVLGVQERCEEVLQYIDGCKADLDARTADIPDEGKPAVYAGAVTFSGAHGFTGTYSNFGPLMAIHANNVADEMGETGYFDADPEQVVAWDPELIFLDPGNMSLVRDEYQTNPGFFDSLTAVREGNLYACVSFNNYSTNVGYALADAYYAGSVIYPERFDDVNIAEKADDILEFLLGRRYYNDMKANGLTFGVIELGSAQ, from the coding sequence ATGAAAAAAATAGTTTCCGCCCTATTATTCTGCGCCCTGCTGCTGTCTCTGGCCGCCTGCAGCCAAAAATCCCCCACCGCCCAAGAAACCGAGCCAGAGTCTTCTGCTGCCCGCACTGTCACTGACAGTTTCGGCCGTGAGGTTACCATTCCCGCTGAAGTTAAAGCAATCGTGTGCACCGGCTCCGGTGCCCTGCGTATGGTGACCTATCTGCAATGCACTGACCGGCTGGTGGGCGTAGAAGACTGTGACAAGGAATATGCGGATTCCACCCTCCGGGATTATGCCTACGTTTATCACGATACCTTTGACGCCTTGCCCTCCATCGGCAAGGGCGGCGGCACCGCCAACACCGCCTACGTGGAGGAGTTGATCCGCCTGCAGCCGGACGTCATTCTGTCCGGCTATACCCAGGAGGCGCTGGAAGATCTGGCGCAGTCCACCGGGATTCCCTGCGTGTCCATCCGGGCCAAGAGCATCAACTTCATCGACGACAGCTTTTACACCGCCATGCGGGTGGCCGCCGAGGTGCTGGGGGTTCAGGAGCGGTGCGAGGAAGTCCTGCAGTACATCGACGGCTGCAAGGCTGACCTGGACGCCCGGACGGCGGACATCCCTGACGAAGGCAAGCCTGCCGTTTACGCCGGCGCCGTGACCTTCTCCGGCGCTCACGGCTTTACCGGGACTTACTCCAACTTCGGCCCCCTTATGGCCATCCACGCTAACAACGTGGCGGACGAGATGGGCGAGACCGGCTACTTTGACGCTGACCCGGAGCAGGTGGTGGCTTGGGACCCGGAGCTGATTTTCCTGGACCCCGGCAACATGAGCCTTGTTCGGGACGAATACCAGACCAATCCCGGCTTCTTTGACTCCCTGACTGCGGTCCGGGAGGGCAACCTTTACGCCTGCGTCTCCTTCAACAACTATTCCACCAACGTGGGTTACGCCCTGGCTGACGCCTACTATGCCGGCAGCGTCATCTATCCTGAGCGCTTTGATGACGTGAATATTGCCGAAAAGGCCGACGATATCCTGGAATTCCTGCTGGGACGCCGCTATTACAACGACATGAAGGCCAACGGCCTCACCTTTGGAGTGATTGAACTTGGATCTGCACAGTGA